In Ascochyta rabiei chromosome 2, complete sequence, one genomic interval encodes:
- a CDS encoding nucleolar zinc-finger protein: MAEQKSLAKDLFEDMGRKVDEASAQQEEDDSRVVDEIESMCMNCHDNGTTRLLLTRIPFFREIVIMSFECPHCHFRNSEIQPAGEIQQRGIKFTVRVDTADDLSKQVVKSDTAVFRVEEIDLEMPPGRGQLTNIEGIISMVAQDLEQKQEERKEKIPEVYAQLQKVIDSLKEMASGAKLPFKVTIDDPAGNSSIEPPNTLSAGKYARHEYARTAAQNEALGLGDSAAQEAPLNVEAPATEMRPEYHAHQMYPEMPSAHQAMVNNVDDDIVEDQVYSFPATCPGCTLSCTTNMKMVNIPHFKQVVLMSTVCEHCGYRSNEVKTGGEVPEKGRRITVEIQNSADMSRDILKAESCAMSCPELNLSVEPGTLGGRFTTVEGLLTQVRDDLRSSIFDVGDGGDSMDSTSKSKWNVFFEQLSSAIDGHEKFTLILEDPLASSYVQSFTAPEPDPQIKVEDYERTEEEEEELGLRDMKTEGYEEGHAAEQAEEAAQAAANGA; encoded by the exons ATGGCCGAACAAAAAAGTCTTGCGAAGGATCTCTTCGAGGACATGGGCCGCAAGGTCGACGAGGCGAGCGCGCAGCAAGAAGAGGACGACTCTAGGGTCGTCGACGAGATTGAGAGCATGTGCATGAACTGCCACGACAAT GGCACCACACGTCTCCTCCTGACGAGGATTCCCTTCTTCCGCGAGATTGTCATCATGTCGTTTGAGTGCCCGCACTGCCACTTCCGGAACTCTGAGATTCAGCCAGCGGGCGAGATTCAGCAGCGCGGTATCAAATTCACCGTACGAGTGGACACGGCAGACGACCTCAGCAAGCAGGTCGTCAAGAGCGACACGGCCGTCTTCCGTGTTGAAGAGATCGACCTGGAGATGCCTCCTGGCCGCGGACAGCTCACCAACATCGAGGGAATCATCTCGATGGTGGCGCAAGACTTGGAGCAGAAGCAAGAAGAGAGGAAGGAGAAGATCCCCGAGGTCTACGCACAGCTTCAGAAAGTGATTGATAGCCTCAAGGAGATGGCGAGTGGTGCGAAGCTGCCTTTCAAGGTCACGATTGACGACCCGGCCGGCAACTCTTCTATCGAGCCACCCAACACGCTCTCGGCTGGAAAGTACGCTCGTCACGAGTACGCACGAACAGCGGCGCAGAACGAAGCGCTCGGCCTGGGAGACAGCGCTGCGCAAGAGGCTCCCCTCAACGTAGAGGCGCCGGCGACGGAGATGCGCCCCGAGTACCACGCCCACCAGATGTACCCTGAGATGCCGTCTGCTCACCAGGCCATGGTGAACAACGTCGACGACGACATTGTGGAGGACCAGGTCTACTCGTTCCCGGCGACGTGCCCGGGATGCACCTTGTCGTGCACGACCAACATGAAGATGGTCAACATTCCGCACTTCAAGCAGGTTGTGCTCATGTCGACCGTGTGCGAGCACTGCGGATACCGAAGCAACGAAGTCAAGACGGGAGGCGAGGTTCCGGAGAAGGGTCGTCGCATCACGGTGGAGATCCAGAACAGCGCAGACATGTCGCGAGACATTCTCAAGGCTGAGTCGTGCGCCATGTCCTGTCCCGAGCTCAATCTCAGCGTGGAGCCCGGTACGTTGGGCGGCCGGTTCACGACGGTGGAGGGACTGCTGACGCAAGTGCGCGACGATCTCCGGTCGTCCATCTTCGACGTGGGCGATGGCGGCGATTCGATGGACTCGACGTCGAAGAGCAAGTGGAACGTCTTCTTCGAGCAGCTGAGCTCGGCGATTGATGGCCATGAGAAGTTTACGTTGATTCTCGAGGATCCCCTGGCGAGCAGCTACGTGCAGAGCTTCACGGCGCCCGAGCCGGACCCGCAGATCAAGGTGGAGGACTACGAGCGCaccgaggaggaggaggaagagctCGGACTCCGGGACATGAAGACGGAGGGGTACGAGGAGGGGCACGCTGCCGAGCAAGCGGAGGAAGCAGCGCAAGCGGCAGCCAACGGTGCATGA
- a CDS encoding Peptidylprolyl isomerase translates to MSVTLHTTKGDIKLELFCEATPKTAENFLALCASHAYHASPFHRLIPGFILQAGSPASDPKSKASPSIFNHGGLFEDEFSPALRHNARGILSMANKGPNSNGSQFFITFAPAPHLDGKNTVFGKVLDGWEVLDEMEKVPVDKKSRPQEKMLIDRVTVHANPLAG, encoded by the exons ATGTCCGTCACC CTGCACACAACCAAGGGCGACATCAAGCTCGAGCTGTTCTGCGAGGCCACGCCCAAGACAGCCGAGAACTTCCTCGCCCTGTGCGCCTCGCACGCCTACCACGCCTCGCCCTTCCACCGCCTGATCCCCGGCTTCATCCTCCAGGCCGGCAGTCCCGCCTCGGACCCCAAATCAAAAGCCAGCCCCTCCATCTTCAACCACGGCGGCCTGTTCGAGGACGAGTTCTCCCCCGCCCTCCGCCACAATGCGCGCGGCATACTCAGCATGGCCAACAAAGGCCCCAACAGCAACGGCAGCCAGTTCTTCATCACCTTTGCGCCCGCCCCGCACCTCGACGGCAAGAACACCGTCTTTGGCAAGGTCCTCGACGGCTGGGAGGTCCTGGACGAGATGGAGAAGGTGCCGGTTGATAAGAAATCGAGGCCCCAGGAGAAGATGCTCATTGACCGCGTCACCGTGCATGCGAATCCCCTGGCTGGGTGA
- a CDS encoding Ethanolamine kinase has translation MNKPQSAYDSLPHIPEYYDNSNSNSHNSALHLILTLRPDWRESQDTVEFVRFTDGITNTLLKAINKRPGLSKAEVDEDAILLRAYGKGTDVLIDREKETRSHCLLARHGLAPPLYARFENGLLYRYISGSVCSPADLRRPDVWRGVAQRLGEWHATLPISSISSTCPAPSQLATNNKRASLVAMAQLTPGKPIPNVWTTVQKWIDALPTSTTAQTTRREQLSTELRSLTKLLADTPGVGGSNPFVFAHCDLLSGNVIIEPSSSSASNSRRSSSSNGSEEPETAAASVTFIDYEYSTPAPAAFDIANHFAEWGGFDCDYSVLPTRSVRRSFLREYLRSTSTHLNRTHTEAEVEELFEQVDRFRGVPGFYWGIWALIQAQISLIDFDYASYAEVRLGEYFAWKREVSGEREKSGEAMPEREQIWAKEE, from the exons ATGAACAAGCCACAGTCGGCCTACGATTCGCTCCCCCATATCCCGGAATACTACGACAACTCCAACTCCAACTCGCACAACTCGGCCCTCCACCTCATACTCACACTGCGGCCTGACTGGCGCGAGTCCCAGGACACGGTCGAGTTTGTGCGATTCACAGATGGCATCACAAACACACTTTTGAAGGCAATCAACAAGCGGCCGGGCTTGTCCAAGGCTGAGGTGGACGAGGATGCGATCCTGCTGCGTGCGTACGGCAAAGGCACCGATGTGCTCATAGACCGCGAGA AAGAGACCCGCTCTCACTGCCTCCTCGCCCGCCATGGCCTCGCACCCCCGCTCTACGCCCGGTTTGAGAACGGTCTCCTTTACAGATACATTTCAGGCAGCGTGTGCTCACCTGCTGACCTGCGACGGCCAGATGTATGGCGCGGGGTAGCGCAGAGGCTTGGAGAATGGCATGCAACATTACCAATATCGAGTATCAGCAGCACTTGTCCTGCTCCCTCTCAACTTGCTACCAACAACAAGCGTGCTTCTTTGGTGGCCATGGCCCAGCTCACGCCCGGCAAGCCCATTCCCAATGTGTGGACCACTGTGCAGAAATGGATCGATGCGCTCCCAACAAGCACCACCGCGCAGACGACACGCCGAGAGCAACTTTCTACCGAACTCCGTTCCCTCACCAAGCTGCTGGCTGACACGCCCGGCGTTGGTGGCTCGAACCCCTTCGTTTTCGCTCACTGCGATCTCCTGTCCGGCAACGTGATCATCGAGCCATCGTCATCGTCCGCGTCGAACTCACGTCGTTCTAGTTCCTCGAATGGCTCTGAGGAGCCCGAGACGGCTGCGGCTTCTGTGACCTTCATTGATTACGAATACTCGacacctgcacctgctgccTTCGATATTGCAAACCACTTCGCCGAGTGGGGTGGTTTTGACTGCGACTACAGCGTCTTGCCCACACGCAGTGTGCGCCGCAGCTTCCTCCGCGAATACCTCCGTAGCACGAGCACACACCTGAACCGCACACACACCGAGGCAGAAGTCGAGGAGCTTTTCGAGCAGGTCGATAGATTTCGAGGAGTACCGGGCTTTTACTGGGGCATCTGGGCCCTGATCCAGGCGCAGATCTCCTTGATTGACTTCGACTATGCAAGCTATGCTGAAGTCAGGCTCGGCGAATATTTTGCGTGGAAACGAGAGGTCAGCGGCGAGCGAGAGAAGTCGGGAGAAGCCATGCCGGAGCGAGAACAAATCTGGGCCAAGGAGGAGTAG
- a CDS encoding ammonium transporter Amt1, which yields MDPVSSGADPTTPLEAFNNATIATGGDSRLYNLNVFYDAGDIAWMITSTALVLLMIPGVGFFYSGLARRKSALSLLWLSVMATAVVSFQWFFWGYSLAFSHTAGKYIGNLDNFGLKDVLGAPSVGSSRIPDLMFCVYQGMFAAITVALAVGAVAERGRMLPCIIYMFVWSTLIYDPIACWTWNSSGWVFQMGGLDFAGGTPVHIASGTAALAYSYMLGKRSGHGTQELNYRPHNVTHIVVGTVFLWVGWFGFNAGSALAANLRAIMAAVCTNLAACVGGITWCLVDYRLERKWSTVGFCSGVIAGLVVITPGSGYVPAWAAVVFGAVGGVACNYATKLKYFLRCDDALDIFAVHGVGGFIGNILTAFFAADYIAHLDGYTVIPGGWLNHNWIQLGYQLADSITGGAYSFVGTCLILGALDFIGKFVPALRLRATEEEEALGIDDVEIGEFAYDYVELTRELKVPDDEVDEGMSTHSLQDHGAGMAISSHHEKNRGSVDSANQLADWAHRA from the exons ATGGACCCTGTTTCCTCCGGCGCGGACCCTACCACGCCGCTAGAAGCTTTCAACAATGCTACCATTGCGACGGGCGGAGACTCGAGGTTGTACAACCTCAATGTCTTTTACGAT GCGGGCGATATCGCTTGGATGATTACGAGCACGGCGCTTGTGCTGCTTATGATTCCAGGTGTTGG CTTCTTTTACTCTGGTCTTGCGAGGAGAAAGTCTGCACTCTCGCTGCTATGGCTCTCCGTCATGGCGACCGCGGTCGTCAGCTTCCAGTGGTTTTTCTGGGGCTACTCGCTGGCCTTTTCGCATACGGCGGGCAAGTATATCGGTAACTTGGATAACTTTGGACTGAAGGATGTCCTTGGTGCGCCGTCCGTTGGTAGCTCCAGAATCCCGGATCTGATGTTCTGCGTGTATCAGGGCATGTTCGCCGCTATCAC CGTCGCCCTTGCTGTCGGTGCTGTGGCAGAGCGTGGTCGTATGCTACCCTGCATCATCTACATGTTCGTCTGGTCAACGCTCATCTACGACCCCATCGCCTGCTGGACCTGGAACTCGTCCGGCTGGGTCTTCCAAATGGGTGGTCTTGACTTCGCTGGTGGCACGCCAGTGCATATTGCCTCCGGAACTGCTGCCTTGGCTTACTCGTACATGCTTGGCAAGCGTAGCGGTCACGGCACCCAGGAGTTGAACTACCGCCCCCATAACGTCACTCACATCGTTGTTGGTACCGTGTTCCTTTGGGTTGGATGGTTTGGCTTCAACGCAGGTTCAGCACTTGCTGCGAACTTGCGTGCGATCATGGCCGCCGTGTGCACCAACCTTGCTGCCTGTGTTGGAGGTATCACATGGTGCCTTGTTGACTACCGTCTGGAGCGCAAGTGGTCGACTGTTGGATTCTGTTCCGGCGTGATTGCTGGCTTGGTCGTCATCACACCTGGATCTGGGTACGTGCCTGCTTGGGCTGCCGTCGTCTTCGGTGCTGTGGGTGGTGTGGCTTGCAACTACGCTACCAAACTCAAGTACTTCCTTCGCTGCGATGATGCTCTTGACATCTTCGCCGTCCACGGTGTTGGCGGGTTCATCGGCAACATCCTCACCGCCTTCTTTGCGGC TGACTACATCGCTCACCTCGACGGTTACACAGTCATCCCCGGAGGTTGGCTGAACCACAACTGGATCCAGCTCGGCTACCAGCTCGCCGACTCCATTACCGGCGGCGCATACTCGTTTGTCGGAACATGTCTAATTCTTGGCGCGCTCGACTTCATCGGCAAGTTTGTGCCTGCACTCCGTCTGCGCGCTaccgaggaagaggaggcccTAGGTATCGACGACGTCGAGATTGGCGAATTCGCGTACGACTACGTCGAGCTCACGCGAGAGCTCAAGGTTCCTGACGACGAGGTGGACGAGGGCATGTCGACGCATTCGCTGCAAGACCATGGTGCTGGTATGGCGATCAGCAGCCATCACGAGAAGAACCGGGGGTCGGTGGACTCTGCAAACCAGCTTGCTGACTGGGCTCATCGCGCTTGA
- a CDS encoding RNA polymerase II transcription factor B subunit 4, whose product MNNIDGSDRHLKTEEAPPPSLLAIVLDTNPHAWAHLSSTLSLSAALANILIFINAHLASGNANEVAVIASHSHKTSFLYPTKASSQPRQNGKTNGDVDMSGSGAERSHQESPNKYRPFAVVESTILQNFAKLLDETDESHLAATPTTLIGGALSLALAYISKSTIQHAPIASGNDNSMAALADSENAHVDRIPLTSRILVVSVSGDLANQYIPVMNSIFAAQRKKIPIDILKLAGDTVLLQQASDATGGVYMKPERPEGLLQYMMMAFLPDATARASLVVPSAGGVDFRAACFCHRNVVDIGYVCSVCLSIFCSPNLPNNLCLTCGSYLSLRAALTNPPSLIPKKKKKKRKAGTESATPGGSTPVGSGTPMHP is encoded by the exons ATGAACAACATCGATGGCTCAGATCGCCATCTGAAGACAGAAGAAG CACCGCCGCCGTCCCTCCTTGCGATTGTTCTCGACACAAACCCTCACGCCTGGGCGCATCTTTCATCAACGCTGTCCCTCTCCGCCGCCCTAGCCAACATCCTCATCTTCATCAACGCCCACCTAGCGTCCGGCAATGCGAACGAAGTAGCGGTCATAGCCTCACACTCCCATAAGACGAGCTTCCTGTATCCAACGAAGGCATCTTCGCAGCCTAGACAGAATGGCAAAACCAACGGTGACGTCGACATGAGCGGCAGTGGAGCGGAGAGGTCACATCAAGAGAGCCCCAACAAATATCGGCCCTTTGCCGTAGTCGAGAGCACGATCCTACAGAACTTTGCCAAACTGCTGGATGAGACAGACGAGAGTCATCTTGCGGCGACACCCACGACCCTCATCGGCGGCGCATTGTCTCTGGCACTTGCCTACATCTCGAAGTCGACCATCCAGCATGCACCCATCGCCTCCGGCAACGACAACTCTATGGCCGCCCTCGCCGATTCTGAGAACGCTCATGTCGACCGCATACCTCTCACATCTCGCATTCTTGTCGTCTCGGTGTCTGGAGACCTCGCCAATCAATATATTCCAGTCATGAACTCAATCTTCGCAGCACAACGGAAGAAGATCCCGATCGACATCTTGAAGCTAGCAGGCGATACAGTACTGCTACAACAGGCCAGTGATGCAACAGGCGGTGTATACATGAAGCCAGAGCGGCCAGAGGGACTGCTGCAGTACATGATGATGGCCTTCTTGCCGGACGCCACTGCGCGCGCTAGCCTAGTGGTTCCAAGCGCTGGCGGTGTTGACTTCCGTGCTGCCTGCTTCTGTCACAGGAACGTGGTCGACATAGGCTACGTCTGCAGTGTGTGTCTGAGCA TATTTTGCAGCCCGAACCTTCCAAACAACCTGTGTCTCACATGTGGGTCATACCTCTCGTTGCGCGCTGCACTGACGAATCCACCGTCCCTCattcctaagaagaagaaaaagaagaggaaggcgGGGACAGAGTCTGCAACACCAGGCGGGAGTACACCTGTAGGGTCAGGCACGCCTATGCACCCTTGA
- a CDS encoding Cyclohexanone monooxygenase translates to MISETIRRVNGYEHNAYTYYPVIIVGAGASGIAMACQLKQQFGFDQFRVFERQAGIGGTWWINRYPGVACDVPAVFYSFSFAQNPNWTSFHPPGREIVKYYHEVCQTYRITDKMECNTDVEGCRWLEDEQLWEVTIRRMMAGMGDVSSKERARVVEEKGEHAVYSETEVIKAKVVVSCVGGLVEPRGWPDEIPGLEKFKGKVFHSARWDETVDLEDKNVVVVGTGCSSAQIVPRLPHAPYHAKSVTQLMRSPPWVVPAVSPPGGDAWWEKNGPRLMKAIPGLKELLRFLIFIGAEAGFVKLFPNTPYADKHRKLYEEKILAWVKKTVPEKYLEILTPDYGVGCKRRIFDKRWLKSLSDPKIELTTMPLTRLRENSVVLGPGARYPKNASEEDYPEREVAADVIVLANGFDTTRWLHPLRVVGKEGQDLVELMDERGGAQAYQGTAMDGFPNLFLIFGPNTATGHSSVVMASENMVNYSLNFIKLVLNGEASTVEVKKEAEIAYTEEMQKALKDTVWQSGCSSWYYTKDGWNSTVYPYSQIDFWRRCAFPKYSDWNISYTSKGIAKIRRTRALRLLSVTLAVIGVYRWRKSGLGGKDIREVLQSVLQGAWASVVQAWALVKEPARRV, encoded by the exons ATGATCTCGGAGACCATTCGCCGTGTGAATGGCTACGAACACAATGCATACACGTACTATCCGGTCATCATTGTTGGTGCTGGAGCTTCTGGCATCGCCATGGCATGTCAGTTGAAGCAGCAGTTTGGATTCGACCAGTTCCGTGTATTTGAAAGGCAAGCGGGTATCGGAGGGACGTGGTGGATCAACCGATACCCCGGTGTTGCCTG TGACGTACCCGCAGTCTTCTACTCGTTCTCCTTTGCGCAAAACCCCAACTGGACCTCGTTCCACCCTCCCGGCCGCGAGATCGTAAAGTACTACCACGAAGTGTGCCAGACCTACCGAATCACCGACAAGATGGAATGCAACACAGACGTTGAGGGCTGCAGATGGCTGGAAGATGAGCAGCTATGGGAAGTCACAATACGCCGAATGATGGCAGGCATGGGAGATGTCTCGTCAAAGGAGCGCGCTAGAGTAGTAGAAGAGAAAGGCGAACACGCGGTGTACTCGGAGACTGAAGTCATCAAGGCCAAGGTTGTTGTCAGCTGCGTCGGCGGCCTTGTCGAGCCCAGGGGCTGGCCTGATGAAATCCCTGGTCTCGAGAAATTCAAGGGGAAGGTCTTCCATTCTGCCCGGTGGGACGAGACGGTCGACCTCGAGGACAAAAATGTGGTTGTTGTAGGCACAGGGTGTAGCTCCGCACAGATCGTACCGAGGCTGCCTCATGCTCCCTACCATGCCAAATCGGTCACTCAGCTCATGCGGTCTCCCCCATGGGTCGTGCCTGCGGTGAGCCCTCCTGGAGGTGATGCGTGGTGGGAGAAGAATGGACCTAGGTTGATGAAGGCCATCCCCGGCCTCAAAGAGCTCCTGCGGTTCTTGATCTTCATTGGTGCTGAAGCCGGGTTCGTGAAGCTCTTTCCAAACACTCCGTATGCAGACAAGCACCGGAAGCTCTACGAGGAAAAGATCTTGGCGTGGGTGAAGAAGACTGTGCCGGAGAAGTACCTCGAGATTCTGACACCAGACTACGGAGTGGGTTGCAAGAGAAGGATCTTCGACAAGCGTTGGCTGAAGAGCCTGAGCGACCCCAAGATTGAGCTCACGACCATGCCGCTCACCCGCTTGAGGGAGAACAGCGTTGTTCTCGGTCCTGGCGCCAGGTACCCCAAGAATGCAAGCGAGGAGGACTATCCAGAACGAGAGGTAGCTGCGGATGTCATTGTTCTAGCCAACGGATTCGACACGACTCGATGGCTTCATCCTCTGCGCGTGGTGGGCAAGGAAGGCCAGGATCTGGTCGAGCTCATGGATGAGCGTGGAGGTGCGCAGGCGTACCAAGGCACAGCCATGGATGGGTTTCCGAACCTGTTTCTTATCTTTGG TCCCAACACAGCAACAGGACACTCGTCGGTCGTCATGGCCAGTGAGAACATGGTCAACTACAGCCTGAATTTCATCAAGCTTGTGCTCAACGGAGAAGCCAGCACGGTGGAGGTGAAGAAGGAGGCGGAGATTGCGTACACGGAGGAGATGCAGAAGGCGCTCAAAGACACCGTCTGGCAGAGTGGCTGCTCGTCGTGGTACTACACAAAGGACGGGTGGAACTCGACAGTCTACCCATACAGCCAGATAGACTTCTGGCGACGGTGTGCTTTCCCCAAGTACAGCGACTGGAACATATCGTACACGAGCAAGGGCATAGCGAAGATCAGGCGGACAAGGGCACTGCGGCTTCTGAGTGTTACTCTTGCTGTCATTGGCGTGTACCGCTGGCGCAAGAGCGGCCTCGGCGGCAAGGACATTAGGGAGGTGTTGCAGAGCGTTCTTCAGGGTGCGTGGGCAAGCGTGGTGCAGGCCTGGGCGTTGGTGAAGGAACCGGCACGACGTGTTTGA
- a CDS encoding NADPH dehydrogenase → MAEYWKSTPKYWCKYCEVFVKDTKFEKQQHEATGRHQGNIRRSLKSLHREQEIESRKAAQAKAEVARLNGLVPGASGAGPSVAAGVGDKATFAKREPQKKATVEDRKRQWEQLAAMGVALPEEARQDMGMAGEWKVVTKKLVGEVNEKGQFEEKQLNKGVHKRKIDETEEDRIAAEGVISKKKGWGHTYKPFPGSKGEDEEIESLLGTKSTPEVKEDPSVKAEDPVKDEEAAKTLQDIPTAEEAAASAATAPVKQEEDTPSAPAVIFKKRKKIKV, encoded by the exons ATGGCAGAATACTGGAAATCAACG CCAAAGTATTGGTGCAAATACTGCGAAGTCTTTGTCAAAGATACCAAATTCGAGAAGCAACAGCACGAAGCTACCGGCCGCCACCAAGGCAACATCCGGCGATCGCTCAAGAGCCTGCATCGCGAGCAGGAAATCGAATCGCGCAAGGCAGCGCAAGCAAAGGCCGAAGTTGCGCGTCTGAACGGGCTTGTGCCTGGTGCAAGTGGCGCAGGCCCATCCGTTGCAGCAGGCGTGGGCGACAAAGCCACATTCGCAAAGAGAGAACCTCAGAAGAAGGCAACCGTCGAGGACAGGAAAAGGCAATGGGAGCAGCTAGCGGCCATGGGTGTCGCGCTGCCTGAAGAAGCACGGCAAGATATGGGTATGGCTGGAGAATGGAAGGTAGTAACCAAGAAGTTGGTGGGAGAGGTCAATGAGAAGGGGCAGTTTGAGGAGAAGCAGTTGAACAAGGGTGTGCACAAACGGAAGATCGACGAGACAGAAGAAGATCGGATAGCAGCAGAGGGCGTGATCAGCAAGAAGAAAGGCTGGGGGCATACCTACAAGCCCTTTCCTGGGAGTAAAGGCGAAGACGAGGAGATTGAGAGCTTGCTTGGAACGAAAAGCACTCCGGAGGTCAAAGAAGACCCGAGTGTCAAGGCAGAAGACCCGGTGAAGGACGAAGAGGCTGCGAAGACGTTGCAGGATATACCCACAGCAGAAGAAGCGGCAGCCAGTGCTGCGACGGCGCCGGTGAAGCAAGAGGAAGATACACCATCTGCACCAGCTGTCATATTCAAGAAAAGGAAGAAGATCAAGGTATGA